The Megalobrama amblycephala isolate DHTTF-2021 linkage group LG20, ASM1881202v1, whole genome shotgun sequence genome includes a window with the following:
- the sost gene encoding sclerostin, with translation MQVSLALVHCSARLLLLLLLLQGCFTAAHGWRALKNDATEIIPEYTEDTNKPEEQIQLSDNNTMNRAKNGGRRSSANSRTYGASELSCRELRSTRYVTDGSCRSVKPVKELVCSGQCLPAHLMPNSILRGKWWRSSSSDYRCIPAHSRTQRIQLQCPNGPNRTYKIRVVTSCKCKRYTRHHNQSDVKELPSKKPRRNKKHRSKVPSVNSNSY, from the exons ATGCAGGTGTCTCTAGCGCTCGTGCACTGCAGCGCGCgactgttgctgctgctgctgctgctacagGGATGTTTCACAGCTGCGCACGGATGGAGGGCTTTAAAAAATGATGCTACAGAAATTATACCAGAATACACGGAGGACACGAATAAACCCGAGGAGCAGATACAACTTTCTGACAATAACACAATGAACCGGGCTAAGAACGGAGGAAGGAGGTCATCAGCCAACTCACGTACTTATG GAGCCTCTGAACTAAGCTGTAGGGAGCTGCGTTCCACCCGCTACGTTACCGATGGATCTTGCCGTAGCGTCAAACCTGTGAAGGAACTGGTGTGTTCCGGTCAATGCCTTCCAGCTCATCTCATGCCAAACTCAATTCTAAGGGGGAAATGGTGGAGAAGCAGCTCCTCCGATTACCGCTGCATCCCCGCTCACTCCCGCACTCAGCGGATACAACTCCAGTGTCCGAACGGACCAAACCGGACATACAAAATCCGAGTAGTCACGTCTTGCAAGTGCAAACGCTACACTCGCCATCACAACCAATCGGATGTCAAGGAGTTGCCCTCTAAGAAGCCACGGCGCAATAAGAAGCACCGCAGCAAAGTGCCCTCAGTCAACAGCAATTCGTACTGA